Proteins from one Telopea speciosissima isolate NSW1024214 ecotype Mountain lineage chromosome 1, Tspe_v1, whole genome shotgun sequence genomic window:
- the LOC122644161 gene encoding NAC domain-containing protein 17-like codes for MEVSNTSHDDFGDAKLPPGILFDPDDDVLVVYFLKRKICRRRLRGNFIGVLDVYNWDPEELPSKSVSKTGDRQWFFFSHRVRRHRNGDRKSRKTKHGYWKVTGNNRDVTYNNRTVGVKKSLVFYKGRASSGERTNWMMNEYTIAEEELKRCPTATQDPYVLYKVYKKSGRGPKNGERYGAPFREEDWTDEDDPVDAVQPINVIPSADSFIVLDQGQLPEIDIEESIGQMVDHSTVDQPRINEVTHALQQVGGKEETLSAMVDPSLGEAVFIEPRLVLHPGGQHSVAQASFEVTLSATSNMYSCDAPKVTSAPNISEHNHYAVEEDFLEINDLLDPEPSFPEMGNAGENLHLQEMIGWDEPDLHFDAVMFLKDLGHGTLQVDMASQLNYQMSSHTDDTNNVSGELWTHDQRSSIFVSSESDQVVFAPPSSGFVYAGSATIIPIEARQNQVGNEGEPQDSWISFSK; via the exons ATGGAGGTGTCAAATACTTCTCATGACGATTTTGGAGATGCTAAATTGCCTCCTGGAATCCTATTCGATCCCGACGATGATGTTTTAGTAGTCTACTTTCTGAAGAGGAAAATCTGTCGCCGTCGCCTAAGAGGCAACTTTATTGGTGTGCTTGACGTCTACAACTGGGATCCTGAAGAATTGCCTa GTAAATCGGTGTCGAAGACAGGGGATAGGCAGTGGTTCTTCTTCAGCCATAGAGTTAGGAGGCATCGAAATGGAGATCGAAAGAGTAGAAAGACAAAGCATGGTTACTGGAAGGTTACTGGCAATAACCGCGATGTCACTTATAATAATCGCACAGTTGGGGTGAAGAAGAGTCTGGTTTTCTACAAAGGTCGTGCTTCTAGTGGTGAACGCACGAACTGGATGATGAATGAGTACACAATAGCCGAAGAGGAGCTTAAGAGATGCCCGACGGCTACGCAG GATCCGTATGTGCTTTATAAGGTTTACAAGAAGAGTGGCCGCGGTCCCAAAAATGGTGAGCGGTATGGGGCACCATTCAGAGAAGAGGATTGGACTGATGAGGATGACCCTGTTGATGCAGTGCAGCCGATTAATGTAATCCCCTCTGCTGATAGCTTCATAGTTTTAGACCAAGGTCAGCTGCCAGAGATTGATATAGAAGAGAGTATTGGGCAAATGGTGGATCACTCTACAGTTGATCAACCGCGAATTAATGAAGTCACTCACGCTTTACAACAG GTTGGAGGCAAAGAAGAAACCCTGAGTGCTATGGTGGACCCATCACTTGGAGAAGCCGTTTTTATTGAACCAAGATTAGTTTTGCATCCTGGTGGTCAGCATTCTGTTGCACAGGCTAGCTTTGAGGTCACACTGTCAGCTACCTCTAATATGTATTCATGTGATGCTCCCAAGGTCACATCTGCCCCCAATATTTCTGAACACAATCATTATGCAGTGGAGGAGGATTTCCTAGAAATTAATGATCTCTTGGATCCAGAACCTAGCTTTCCAGAAATGGGGAATGCCGGTGAGAACTTACATCTTCAGGAAATGATTGGATGGGATGAACCTGACCTTCACTTTGATGCTGTTATGTTTCTTAAGGATTTGGGACATGGCACACTCCAGGTTGACATGGCAAGCCAGTTGAATTATCAGATGTCATCCCACACAGACGATACAAATAACGTTAGCGGTGAGCTTTGGACACATGACCAGAGATCCAGCATATTTGTATCATCTGAATCTGATCAGGTGGTTTTTGCACCACCAAGTTCAG GTTTTGTATATGCAGGTAGTGCTACAATCATTCCTATTGAAGCAAGACAGAATCAAGTTGGCAATGAGGGAGAACCTCAAGATTCTTGGATCAGTTTTAGCAAATAG
- the LOC122660435 gene encoding NAC domain-containing protein 17-like, with the protein MKVKNTSNDDFGEIKWPPGFRFHPNDDELVLYYLKRKICGRRLKDNVIGELDVYKRDPEELPGQSVLKTGDRQWFFFSHRDRRYPNGGRVNRATRQGYWKATGKDRNVTWNNRTVGVKKTLVFYKGRAPSGERTDWVMHEYTMAEEELRRCPTPQDPYVLYKVYKKSGPGPKNGEQYGATFREEEWADEDDPVDAVQPINAVPPADRCLVYHQSQPPENDMEEIFGQIVDDLIVDQPRINEFSHGLHQVGSEEEALSTMVDPSFGEAISIEPRIVLHPGGQHSVAQASFEVTLSATSNMYSCDASEVTSAPAISEQDPYAVVEDFLEINDLLDPEPSFPEMGNASETLNLQKMIEWDEPDLYFDAAMFLKDLGHGTLPGDMASQSNYLLSSHTDDTNNVSSELWTHEQRSSIFASPGSDEVVVAQPISGFVYAGSSTNILLEARQNQVGNEAQPQDSWISSKLWGLLESIPTTPASASESALINRAFDRMSSFGRVRINPGSMVAASAGEGTSIVRRTSRIFGFLSFLGKMRTAVLLVLMLSVAVKIFSTFFGRFVPS; encoded by the exons ATGAAGGTGAAAAATACCTCTAATGACGATTTTGGGGAGATTAAATGGCCTCCTGGATTCCGATTTCATCCCAACGATGACGAATTAGTACTCTACTATCTGAAGAGGAAAATCTGTGGCCGTCGCCTAAAAGACAACGTCATTGGAGAGCTTGACGTTTACAAGAGGGATCCTGAAGAATTGCCTG GTCAATCGGTGTTGAAGACAGGAGATAGGCAGTGGTTCTTCTTCAGCCATAGAGATAGGAGGTATCCAAATGGGGGTAGAGTGAATAGAGCGACAAGGCAGGGGTACTGGAAGGCAACTGGCAAGGACCGCAATGTCACTTGGAATAATCGCACAGTTGGGGTGAAGAAGACGCTTGTTTTCTACAAAGGTCGTGCTCCTAGTGGTGAACGCACCGACTGGGTGATGCATGAGTACACCATGGCCGAAGAGGAGCTTAGGAGATGCCCGACCCCGCAG GATCCCTATGTACTTTATAAGGTTTACAAGAAGAGTGGCCCTGGTCCCAAAAATGGTGAGCAGTATGGGGCAACATTCAGGGAAGAGGAATGGGCAGACGAGGATGACCCTGTTGATGCAGTGCAGCCGATTAATGCTGTCCCTCCTGCTGATAGATGCTTAGTTTATCACCAAAGCCAGCCGCCAGAGAATGATATGGAAGAAATTTTTGGGCAAATTGTTGATGACCTCATAGTTGATCAGCCGCGAATCAATGAATTCAGTCACGGTTTACACCAG GttggaagtgaagaagaagccCTGAGTACTATGGTTGACCCATCATTTGGTGAAGCCATCTCTATTGAACCAAGAATAGTTTTGCATCCTGGTGGTCAGCATTCTGTTGCACAGGCTAGCTTTGAGGTCACGCTGTCAGCTACTTCTAATATGTATTCATGTGACGCATCCGAGGTCACATCTGCCCCCGCTATTTCTGAACAGGATCCGTATGCAGTGGTGGAGGATTTCCTAGAAATTAATGATCTCTTGGATCCAGAACCTAGCTTTCCAGAAATGGGGAATGCCAGTGAGACCTTGAATCTTCAGAAAATGATTGAATGGGATGAACCTGACCTTTACTTTGATGCTGCAATGTTTCTCAAGGACTTGGGACATGGGACACTCCCTGGTGACATGGCAAGCCAGTCAAATTATCTGCTGTCATCCCACACAGATGATACAAATAACGTAAGCAGTGAGCTTTGGACACATGAGCAGAGATCCAGCATATTTGCATCACCTGGATCCGATGAGGTGGTTGTTGCACAACCAATTTCAG GTTTTGTATATGCCGGTAGTTCTACAAACATTCTTCTTGAAGCAAGACAGAATCAAGTTGGCAATGAGGCACAACCTCAAGATTCATGGATCAGTTCTAAACTCTGGGGCCTTTTGGAATCAATACCAACTACTCCTGCATCTGCCTCAGAGAGTGCTTTGATAAATCGGGCTTTTGATCGAATGTCGAGCTTTGGTAGGGTGCGAATCAATCCCGGTAGCATGGTTGCTGCGTCTGCAGGAGAGGGCACATCCATTGTAAGGAGGACAAGTAGGATTTTCGGCTTCCTTTCATTCCTTGGGAAGATGAGAACAGCTGTGTTATTGGTGTTGATGCTTAGTGTAGCTGTGAAAATCTTCTCGACTTTCTTTGGGAGGTTCGTCCCATCGTAA